A stretch of Gloeocapsa sp. DLM2.Bin57 DNA encodes these proteins:
- a CDS encoding FAD-binding oxidoreductase, whose translation MSSVAVIGCGVIGAAIAYELSKHDYQVTLIDQKQPGAGATGAALGIMMGIISHKFKGRAWQLRYSSLQLYDTWIPELESLTGLKIPYHRQGILKLTSNESELAKWQQLVKIRQEQGLNLEIWDLDQIKRRCPQIDINRNEILASLYSPDDRQVNPSILTQALVNAAISRGVHCLFEVKVDELITTSPSHCGQIRTSRGILDVDWVIVAAGIGSTPLVKSLTIRPVLGQAIQLKLPHSLGDFEPIITGDDVHIVPLGNGEYWLGATVEFSLGENQEIIPDSSLLEMVKNKAIAFCPNLAPGEIQNIWYGLRPRPENQPAPVIENLTGYNNVLLATGHYRNGVMLAPATAKAVLESLENKNIPPQFEK comes from the coding sequence ATGAGTAGTGTTGCAGTAATTGGATGTGGAGTAATTGGCGCGGCGATCGCCTACGAATTGAGTAAACATGATTATCAAGTTACTCTCATTGACCAAAAACAACCTGGCGCTGGTGCAACTGGTGCCGCTTTGGGTATAATGATGGGGATAATTAGTCATAAGTTCAAGGGTAGAGCTTGGCAATTACGTTACTCCAGTCTGCAACTCTATGATACTTGGATACCAGAATTAGAGTCTCTTACTGGTTTAAAGATTCCCTATCATCGTCAAGGTATTCTTAAACTAACTAGTAATGAGTCAGAGTTAGCTAAATGGCAACAATTAGTCAAAATTAGACAAGAACAGGGTTTAAATCTGGAAATCTGGGATTTAGACCAAATTAAGCGACGTTGTCCTCAAATAGATATAAACAGAAATGAGATACTCGCGTCTCTTTATTCTCCCGACGATCGACAGGTTAACCCCTCTATCCTTACCCAAGCTTTAGTTAACGCTGCAATCTCTCGTGGTGTTCATTGTCTATTTGAGGTTAAAGTAGATGAGTTAATCACTACTAGTCCTTCTCACTGTGGACAGATTCGCACCTCTAGAGGTATTTTAGATGTAGATTGGGTGATTGTGGCTGCGGGAATTGGTTCAACACCTTTGGTTAAATCTCTGACTATTCGTCCAGTGTTAGGACAAGCAATACAACTCAAGTTACCCCACAGTCTAGGAGACTTTGAACCGATTATAACAGGAGATGATGTTCATATCGTTCCCCTAGGAAATGGTGAATATTGGTTAGGGGCTACGGTAGAATTTAGCTTAGGAGAAAATCAAGAAATTATCCCTGATTCTAGTCTCTTAGAGATGGTTAAAAATAAGGCGATCGCCTTTTGTCCTAATTTAGCCCCAGGAGAAATACAAAATATTTGGTATGGATTACGTCCTCGTCCTGAAAATCAACCTGCTCCTGTGATTGAAAACCTTACGGGTTATAATAATGTCTTATTAGCCACAGGACATTATCGTAATGGAGTTATGTTAGCACCGGCTACAGCTAAAGCGGTTTTAGAGAGTTTAGAGAACAAAAATATCCCTCCTCAATTTGAAAAGTAG
- the psbQ gene encoding photosystem II protein PsbQ produces MFNKRSVLALILVVVTTLLVSCSSGQVNTPPPTYTLEKIESIQKFVTPIESARQDLSKLKRLIDEQDWIDTRSFIHGPLGQLRRDLSYLSRELLPQDQKQATQLIKDLFSDFEELDAEAKAKNPSLALQRYNDAVGHFDAFLRLIPKSEPIS; encoded by the coding sequence ATGTTCAATAAACGTTCTGTATTAGCTTTAATCTTAGTGGTAGTCACAACTCTGTTAGTGAGTTGCAGTAGTGGTCAAGTCAATACCCCACCACCTACCTATACCCTAGAGAAAATAGAAAGTATCCAAAAATTTGTTACACCGATTGAATCAGCGCGTCAAGATTTGAGTAAATTAAAACGACTCATCGATGAACAAGACTGGATAGACACCAGAAGCTTTATTCATGGACCTTTAGGTCAATTGCGTCGTGATCTGAGTTATTTAAGTCGGGAATTACTCCCCCAAGATCAAAAACAAGCTACTCAGTTAATTAAAGACTTGTTTAGTGATTTTGAAGAATTAGACGCAGAAGCAAAAGCCAAAAATCCTAGTCTCGCTTTACAGAGGTATAATGATGCAGTAGGTCATTTTGACGCTTTCTTGCGCTTAATACCTAAATCTGAACCAATTAGTTAA
- a CDS encoding DegT/DnrJ/EryC1/StrS family aminotransferase yields MSQDRIPILDLTQQYQQLQSEIDTAIAKVLASGQFILGPEVKEFETEIAQYLGVKYAIGVNSGTDALMIGMRSLGIGPGDEVITTPFSFVATAESISNIGAKPVFVDINPETFNINPQAIKEQITPKTKAIMPVHLYGRPVAMAEIVDLAKEYNLKIIEDCAQAFGARYQGKCLECQQQCTTTTREPLAGQYVGTIGDVGAFSFFPTKNLGAYGDGGLIVTNDPEVAELASMLRTHGSKHRYHNELLGYNSRLDSLQATILRVKLPHVQTWNQQRYQVAQTYNNLLQEIPEIITPQLIDGHVFHQYTIRITNGKRDQVQAELAAKGISSVVYYPIPQNRLPVYAGQYPDYSVSDLSASQVLSLPIWPEISTEKIETIVKALCEIILSEKLN; encoded by the coding sequence ATGAGTCAAGATCGTATTCCTATATTAGACCTCACCCAACAGTATCAGCAATTGCAGTCAGAAATAGATACAGCGATCGCCAAGGTCTTAGCTTCGGGACAATTTATTCTCGGTCCTGAAGTTAAGGAGTTTGAAACCGAAATCGCCCAATATCTCGGAGTAAAATACGCCATTGGGGTAAATTCGGGAACGGATGCTTTAATGATTGGGATGCGATCCCTAGGAATAGGTCCAGGAGATGAAGTAATTACTACTCCTTTTTCTTTTGTAGCTACTGCAGAATCAATCAGTAACATTGGGGCTAAACCTGTTTTTGTAGATATTAACCCAGAGACATTTAACATCAATCCTCAAGCCATTAAAGAGCAAATTACCCCAAAAACTAAAGCAATTATGCCCGTACATTTGTACGGTCGTCCTGTTGCTATGGCTGAGATTGTGGACTTAGCTAAAGAATATAATTTAAAAATAATCGAAGATTGTGCACAAGCTTTTGGCGCTAGATATCAGGGTAAATGTTTAGAATGTCAACAACAATGTACAACAACAACTAGAGAGCCGCTCGCTGGTCAGTATGTAGGTACAATAGGAGATGTAGGGGCGTTTTCTTTTTTCCCAACTAAAAATCTGGGCGCTTATGGAGATGGAGGGTTAATCGTTACTAATGATCCTGAGGTGGCAGAATTAGCCTCAATGTTACGCACCCATGGTAGCAAACATAGATATCATAACGAACTCTTGGGTTATAACTCTCGACTAGATAGTTTACAAGCAACTATTCTCAGAGTCAAATTACCCCACGTCCAAACCTGGAATCAACAAAGATATCAAGTCGCGCAAACCTATAATAATTTATTACAAGAGATACCAGAGATTATCACTCCTCAATTAATCGATGGTCACGTTTTCCATCAATATACAATTCGCATTACCAACGGAAAAAGAGACCAAGTACAAGCAGAATTAGCAGCGAAAGGGATTAGTTCAGTAGTTTATTATCCCATCCCCCAAAATAGGTTACCAGTTTACGCCGGACAATACCCTGACTATTCTGTGAGTGATTTATCAGCTAGTCAAGTTCTCAGTTTACCAATTTGGCCCGAAATTAGCACAGAAAAGATCGAGACTATCGTTAAAGCGTTATGTGAGATAATCTTGTCAGAAAAACTCAACTGA
- a CDS encoding Uma2 family endonuclease, which translates to MVTLNLGPIKLNTEDFQQLCYNNPSLKLELTATGNLVVMTPTGGESGIRNSWLTTQLTLWARQNGTGVVFYSSTMFQLPGGSFRSPDAAWISLTRWNLLSEAQKRTFPPICPDLVIELRSPSDSLKELRDKMKESQDNGAVLGWLIDPTSKTVEIYRQGESPELLNYPSQLSGENLLIDFVLDLEGIL; encoded by the coding sequence ATGGTTACTCTTAATCTAGGACCTATTAAATTAAATACAGAAGATTTTCAGCAATTATGTTACAATAACCCTAGTTTGAAATTAGAACTTACTGCTACAGGAAACTTGGTTGTAATGACACCGACAGGTGGAGAAAGTGGTATCAGAAATAGTTGGCTGACCACTCAATTAACCCTTTGGGCTAGACAAAATGGTACAGGTGTGGTTTTTTATTCTTCGACAATGTTTCAGCTTCCTGGTGGTTCTTTTCGTTCACCTGATGCAGCTTGGATTAGTTTAACCCGTTGGAATTTATTATCAGAAGCACAAAAACGAACTTTTCCCCCGATTTGTCCTGATTTGGTGATAGAGTTACGTTCTCCTTCTGATAGTCTTAAAGAATTACGGGATAAAATGAAAGAATCTCAAGATAATGGAGCAGTTTTAGGTTGGTTAATTGATCCTACTAGTAAAACAGTAGAAATTTACCGTCAAGGTGAGTCTCCTGAACTTTTAAATTATCCTAGTCAGCTATCTGGTGAAAACTTATTAATTGATTTTGTCCTAGATTTAGAAGGAATACTCTGA
- a CDS encoding molybdopterin molybdenumtransferase MoeA translates to MISVNQAETIILDLIQPVTDTETVDLHNAVTRILATAIKSDLDFPYWDNSAMDGYAVRYEDVTNPPLNLTIVAEIPAGKVPQKTISQGEAARIYTGGMLPPGADTIIMQEYTQRQGDRLVILKAPKAPQAFVRKKGEYYQPGNPLLKEGITLSAAEIAVLATIQVIDIPVKRRPKVAILSTGDELVNPSQPLQPGKIIDSNQYALYAFVLSQGAIPIPLGIVPDNPEELRDKISQAIEVADIVLSTGGVSVGSYDYVEQILKELGAKIAISSVAVKPGKPLTVAKFPQGCVYFGIPGNPVSALVSCWRFVQPAIAKLSGKQQPWIPQWLAAENLQTLKSTSDRETYVWGRLNIHQGVYQFKLASGSQNSGNLINLAQTNAIAVIPRGNNTIVEGDKIMTLITK, encoded by the coding sequence ATGATTTCAGTAAATCAAGCCGAAACAATAATTTTAGACTTAATTCAACCCGTCACTGATACCGAAACAGTAGATTTACATAACGCTGTTACGCGAATTCTCGCCACAGCAATTAAAAGTGATCTAGACTTCCCCTATTGGGATAACTCAGCGATGGATGGTTATGCGGTGCGTTACGAAGACGTAACTAACCCACCCCTTAACTTAACCATAGTTGCAGAAATCCCCGCGGGAAAAGTACCTCAAAAAACTATCTCTCAAGGAGAAGCAGCTAGAATATACACCGGGGGAATGCTTCCACCAGGAGCAGATACTATTATAATGCAAGAATATACTCAACGTCAAGGCGATCGCTTAGTAATTCTAAAAGCACCAAAAGCACCTCAAGCCTTCGTTAGAAAAAAAGGAGAATATTATCAACCAGGAAACCCCCTACTCAAAGAAGGAATAACTCTTTCTGCAGCCGAAATAGCTGTGTTAGCAACAATACAAGTTATAGACATCCCCGTAAAAAGACGTCCTAAAGTAGCTATTCTCTCTACAGGAGACGAGTTAGTCAACCCCAGTCAACCATTACAACCAGGAAAAATCATCGACTCTAATCAATATGCTCTCTACGCTTTTGTCTTGAGTCAAGGAGCAATTCCCATACCCCTAGGTATAGTACCAGATAACCCCGAGGAATTGCGCGATAAAATTAGTCAAGCTATTGAAGTAGCAGACATAGTCTTATCCACAGGAGGAGTTTCAGTAGGGAGTTATGATTATGTAGAACAAATCCTCAAAGAATTAGGAGCAAAAATAGCAATCAGTAGCGTTGCGGTTAAACCAGGTAAACCCCTAACCGTAGCTAAATTTCCTCAAGGTTGTGTCTATTTTGGCATACCAGGAAATCCCGTCTCAGCTTTGGTAAGTTGTTGGCGTTTTGTCCAACCGGCGATCGCTAAACTTTCAGGAAAGCAACAACCCTGGATACCCCAATGGTTAGCAGCAGAAAATTTACAAACCCTTAAAAGTACAAGCGATCGTGAAACCTATGTTTGGGGTAGATTAAATATCCATCAGGGAGTTTATCAATTTAAACTAGCTTCAGGTAGTCAAAACTCGGGTAACCTAATTAACCTAGCACAAACCAACGCTATAGCAGTTATCCCTAGAGGTAACAATACTATAGTAGAGGGAGACAAGATTATGACCTTGATAACTAAATGA
- a CDS encoding DUF4332 domain-containing protein produces MSKATFWSIATIPGIKPTEVNLLQTQGIETTQDLLSKTRNQQHQEALARELKIEYRYLRKWIALADLARIPSVGCTYAGLLLHSGIISVSQLSQTPVNRLRQQILRMQVATMQRKDLCPPVELVQQWLIEAKSLI; encoded by the coding sequence ATGAGTAAAGCAACTTTTTGGTCAATTGCAACTATTCCAGGAATAAAACCAACAGAAGTAAATCTTTTACAAACTCAAGGAATCGAAACAACCCAAGACTTATTAAGCAAAACCAGAAATCAACAACATCAAGAAGCTTTAGCTAGGGAATTAAAAATAGAATATCGTTATCTACGCAAATGGATAGCATTAGCCGATTTAGCCCGAATTCCTAGCGTAGGATGTACTTACGCAGGATTATTATTACACAGTGGTATTATTTCTGTTTCACAATTAAGTCAAACACCAGTTAATCGCTTACGTCAACAAATTCTGAGAATGCAAGTGGCAACTATGCAGCGTAAAGATTTATGTCCTCCTGTAGAATTAGTACAACAATGGTTAATAGAAGCAAAATCCCTCATTTAA
- the hemL gene encoding glutamate-1-semialdehyde-2,1-aminomutase encodes MVSTNSFNTTKSEEIFTAAQKLMPGGVSSPVRAFKSVGGQPIVFDRVKGAYIWDIDGNQYIDYIGTWGPAICGHTHPEVINALKEALDKGTSFGAPCVQENILAEMVIDAVPSIEMVRFVNSGTEACMSVLRLMRAYTGRDKIIKFEGCYHGHADMFLVKAGSGVATLGLPDSPGVPKTTTNNTLTAPYNDLEAVKALFAQNPGEIAGVILEPVVGNAGFIPPEAGFLEGLRVLTRESGALLVFDEVMTGFRIAYGGAQEKFNVTPDLTTLGKVIGGGLPVGAYGGKAEIMSLVSPAGPMYQAGTLSGNPLAMTAGIKTLELLQKPGTYAYLEAITKQLIEGLLTVAQETGHAVTGGNISGMFGMFFTNQIVHNYEDAKTSDASKFGRFHRGMLEKGVYLAPSQFEAGFTSLAHTEEDVKQTIAVAKEVLKDIPA; translated from the coding sequence TTGGTTTCAACAAACTCCTTCAACACCACTAAATCAGAAGAAATTTTCACCGCTGCACAAAAATTAATGCCAGGTGGAGTAAGCTCTCCAGTGAGAGCTTTTAAATCCGTAGGAGGACAACCCATAGTCTTCGATCGCGTCAAAGGAGCTTATATCTGGGATATAGATGGTAACCAGTATATCGATTATATAGGCACATGGGGACCTGCTATCTGTGGTCATACTCATCCTGAAGTAATTAACGCCCTTAAAGAAGCTTTAGACAAAGGTACAAGTTTTGGTGCACCTTGTGTACAAGAAAATATTCTCGCCGAAATGGTGATTGACGCAGTACCTAGTATTGAAATGGTACGTTTTGTCAACTCTGGTACAGAAGCTTGTATGTCGGTTTTACGTTTAATGCGAGCTTATACAGGCAGAGATAAAATCATTAAATTCGAGGGATGTTACCACGGTCACGCTGATATGTTCCTTGTCAAAGCAGGCTCAGGAGTAGCAACTCTCGGTTTACCCGACTCACCAGGTGTCCCTAAAACCACCACTAATAACACTCTCACAGCTCCCTACAACGATTTAGAAGCGGTAAAAGCACTTTTTGCCCAAAATCCAGGGGAAATAGCGGGAGTTATCCTCGAACCAGTAGTAGGTAATGCTGGTTTTATTCCACCAGAAGCGGGCTTTTTAGAAGGATTACGAGTGCTAACTAGAGAAAGTGGTGCTTTATTGGTTTTTGATGAGGTAATGACGGGTTTTCGGATCGCCTACGGTGGAGCACAAGAAAAATTTAACGTAACTCCAGATCTAACTACTCTCGGTAAAGTTATTGGAGGTGGTTTACCAGTAGGTGCCTACGGTGGTAAAGCTGAGATTATGTCTTTAGTATCTCCGGCTGGACCAATGTATCAAGCTGGCACTCTCTCTGGTAATCCTTTAGCTATGACTGCGGGAATTAAAACCCTCGAACTTCTACAAAAACCTGGAACTTATGCTTATTTAGAAGCAATCACTAAACAATTAATCGAGGGGTTACTCACAGTAGCGCAAGAAACAGGTCACGCGGTCACAGGTGGTAATATTAGCGGTATGTTTGGGATGTTTTTTACTAATCAAATAGTACATAACTACGAAGATGCTAAAACTTCTGATGCCTCTAAATTCGGTCGTTTTCATCGAGGTATGTTAGAAAAAGGGGTTTATCTAGCACCTTCACAGTTTGAAGCTGGTTTTACTTCCTTAGCTCATACCGAGGAAGATGTTAAACAAACTATCGCTGTTGCTAAAGAAGTACTCAAAGATATTCCTGCTTAA
- a CDS encoding YdcF family protein yields the protein MLNKLSLLLKKYSKIFLLKLVGVGLGILCLSLLSKLIFYLPTNLNHPVDGILVLGGSIYREIYVADLAITQPEIPILISTGSDDPCIWLIFEAKQAPKNNVVLERCADSTFGNFFSSIPILQDWGVHKVKLITSSSHLPRALWLAKILFYSQGIALELDIAPTYGTPGNQETWLKTSLDITRSLVWALLSQVIKPSCHRVTPLTIIDWQRWETRGFVCESFTKHNLI from the coding sequence ATGTTAAACAAACTATCGCTGTTGCTAAAGAAGTACTCAAAGATATTCCTGCTTAAGCTAGTAGGGGTGGGTTTAGGTATTCTCTGTCTGAGTTTGTTAAGTAAGCTAATTTTTTACTTACCTACCAATCTTAATCATCCTGTTGATGGAATCTTGGTATTAGGAGGGAGTATTTATCGAGAAATCTATGTAGCAGACTTAGCTATAACTCAACCAGAAATACCTATTCTTATCTCTACTGGTTCAGATGATCCTTGTATTTGGTTAATCTTTGAGGCTAAACAAGCACCCAAAAATAATGTAGTCTTAGAAAGATGCGCTGATTCTACTTTTGGTAATTTTTTCTCTAGTATTCCTATTCTACAAGATTGGGGAGTACATAAGGTTAAATTGATCACCTCTAGTAGTCATCTACCTCGCGCTCTCTGGTTGGCTAAAATTCTCTTTTATTCCCAAGGAATCGCTCTAGAATTAGATATTGCTCCTACCTATGGTACTCCCGGTAATCAAGAAACGTGGTTAAAAACTAGTCTAGATATCACCAGAAGCCTTGTCTGGGCTTTGTTATCTCAAGTGATTAAACCTTCCTGCCATCGCGTTACACCTTTAACTATTATAGATTGGCAAAGATGGGAAACTAGAGGTTTTGTCTGTGAAAGTTTTACCAAGCATAATTTAATTTGA